One Falco naumanni isolate bFalNau1 chromosome 13, bFalNau1.pat, whole genome shotgun sequence DNA segment encodes these proteins:
- the ATG4B gene encoding cysteine protease ATG4B isoform X2, giving the protein MGGLPQAYASQAASASVVLDQRNPYVPPRHLLRPWLRCRPGVPPFPAPPLRTAKWQPPERGGSRAAHRTVTSAADSQPPRRPAASGSPIGRASRSHQQPRRAAPGLYVSAGTAAAAALAGAAAMDAATLTYDTLRFEYEDFPETKEPVWILGRKYSVFTEKEDILLDVTSRLWFTYRKNFPAIGGTGPTSDTGWGCMLRCGQMIFAQALVCRHLGRDWRWIKGKRQMDNYFNVLNAFIDKKDSYYSIHQIAQMGVGEGKSIGQWYGPNTVAQVLKKLATFDTWSSLAVHIAMDNTVVMEEIRRLCQSNFPGAGAAACPAVESDVLYNGCPEEAGVRDRLSLWKPLVLLIPLRLGLTEINEAYIETLKHCFMMPQSLGVIGGKPNSAHYFIGYVGEELIYLDPHTTQPAVEPNDSGCLPDESFHCQHPPCRMSIAELDPSIAVGFFCNTEEDFNNWCQQIKKLSLVRGVLPMFELVERQPSHFSNPDVLNLTPGDKEPWTASAKRNSSDADRLERFFDSEDEDFEILSL; this is encoded by the exons ATGGGGGGACTTCCCCAGGCGTACGCCTCGCAGGCCGCCTCCGCCAGCGTCGTGCTGGACCAGCGGAACCCTTACGTGCCGCCACGCCACCTCCTGCGGCCCTGGCTCCGTTGCCGACCCGGCGTCCCTCCCTTCCCCGCGCCGCCTCTCCGTACGGCAAAATGGCAGCCCCCAGAGCGCGGAGGAAGCCGCGCGGCGCACCGAACCGTGACGAGCGCCGCCGACAGCCAACCGCCGCGGAGGCCGGCGGCGAGCGGATCTCCCATTGGGCGGGCGTCGCGCTCGCACCAGCAGCCGCGCAGGGCTGCGCCGGGGCTGTATGTGTCGGCGGGGACGGCAGCGGCCGCAGCCCTCGCCGGGGCCGCCGCCATGGACGCAG cTACTCTTACCTATGACACTCTCAGGTTCGAATATGAAGACTTCCCTGAGACCAAAGAACCCGTCTGGATCCTCGGCCGGAAATACAGTGTTTTCACAG agaaagaagacaTCCTGTTGGATGTGACCTCTCGGCTTTGGTTCACCTACAGAAAGAACTTCCCTGCTATTG GAGGAACTGGTCCCACATCTGATACTGGCTGGGGCTGTATGTTGCGGTGTGGCCAGATGATCTTTGCTCAGGCCTTGGTCTGCAGGCATTTGGGAAGAG ACTGGAGGTGGATAAAAGGGAAGAGGCAGATGGACAATTACTTCAATGTTCTTAATGCCTTCATTGACAAAAAAGACAGCTACTACTCCATTCACCAAATAG cccagaTGGGAGTTGGAGAGGGAAAATCCATAGGTCAGTGGTATGGACCAAACACAGTTGCACAAGTGCTCAA AAAACTTGCAACTTTTGATACATGGAGTTCACTGGCAGTACACATAGCCATGGACAACACAGTAGTGATGGAAGAAATCC GGCGGTTGTGCCAGTCCAACTTCccaggtgctggagctgcagcatgcCCTGCTGTGGAGTCAGACGTACTCTATAACGGGTGCCCAGAGGAAGCGGGGGTTAGAGATAGGCTCTCACTGTGGAAACCATTGGTGCTGCTGATACCTCTCCGCCTTGGGCTCACAGAGATCAATGAAGCCTATATTGAAACACTAAAG CACTGCTTCATGATGCCCCAGTCCCTGGGAGTGATCGGAGGGAAACCAAACAGTGCTCACTACTTCATTGGCTATGTAG GTGAGGAACTCATTTACCTGGATCCCCACACTACGCAGCCTGCAGTGGAGCCCAATGACAGCGGCTGTCTTCCCGATGAAAGCTTCCACTGCCAGCACCCTCCCTGCAGAATGAGCATTGCTGAGCTCGACCCCTCCATTGCAGTG ggtttTTTCTGCAACACAGAGGAGGACTTTAACAATTGGTGCCAGCAGATCAAAAAG ctgtcCCTGGTAAGAGGAGTGCTGCCAATGTTCGAACTGGTAGAACGCCAGCCATCGCATTTCTCCAACCCCGATGTCCTGAATCTCACACCAG GAGATAAAGAGCCATGGACAGCTTCTGCCAAGAGGA acTCCTCGGATGCTGACAGATTGGAAAGATTCTTTGACTCGGAAGATGAAGACTTTGAAATCCtatccctttga
- the ATG4B gene encoding cysteine protease ATG4B isoform X1 → MGGLPQAYASQAASASVVLDQRNPYVPPRHLLRPWLRCRPGVPPFPAPPLRTAKWQPPERGGSRAAHRTVTSAADSQPPRRPAASGSPIGRASRSHQQPRRAAPGLYVSAGTAAAAALAGAAAMDAATLTYDTLRFEYEDFPETKEPVWILGRKYSVFTEKEDILLDVTSRLWFTYRKNFPAIGGTGPTSDTGWGCMLRCGQMIFAQALVCRHLGRDWRWIKGKRQMDNYFNVLNAFIDKKDSYYSIHQIAQMGVGEGKSIGQWYGPNTVAQVLKKLATFDTWSSLAVHIAMDNTVVMEEIRRLCQSNFPGAGAAACPAVESDVLYNGCPEEAGVRDRLSLWKPLVLLIPLRLGLTEINEAYIETLKHCFMMPQSLGVIGGKPNSAHYFIGYVGEELIYLDPHTTQPAVEPNDSGCLPDESFHCQHPPCRMSIAELDPSIAVGFFCNTEEDFNNWCQQIKKLSLVRGVLPMFELVERQPSHFSNPDVLNLTPGDKEPWTASAKRSEYVWMNLPCHQALDCVLSLASCTLCFLAISLLSMNFQSLPYLTVLFCKNAWFP, encoded by the exons ATGGGGGGACTTCCCCAGGCGTACGCCTCGCAGGCCGCCTCCGCCAGCGTCGTGCTGGACCAGCGGAACCCTTACGTGCCGCCACGCCACCTCCTGCGGCCCTGGCTCCGTTGCCGACCCGGCGTCCCTCCCTTCCCCGCGCCGCCTCTCCGTACGGCAAAATGGCAGCCCCCAGAGCGCGGAGGAAGCCGCGCGGCGCACCGAACCGTGACGAGCGCCGCCGACAGCCAACCGCCGCGGAGGCCGGCGGCGAGCGGATCTCCCATTGGGCGGGCGTCGCGCTCGCACCAGCAGCCGCGCAGGGCTGCGCCGGGGCTGTATGTGTCGGCGGGGACGGCAGCGGCCGCAGCCCTCGCCGGGGCCGCCGCCATGGACGCAG cTACTCTTACCTATGACACTCTCAGGTTCGAATATGAAGACTTCCCTGAGACCAAAGAACCCGTCTGGATCCTCGGCCGGAAATACAGTGTTTTCACAG agaaagaagacaTCCTGTTGGATGTGACCTCTCGGCTTTGGTTCACCTACAGAAAGAACTTCCCTGCTATTG GAGGAACTGGTCCCACATCTGATACTGGCTGGGGCTGTATGTTGCGGTGTGGCCAGATGATCTTTGCTCAGGCCTTGGTCTGCAGGCATTTGGGAAGAG ACTGGAGGTGGATAAAAGGGAAGAGGCAGATGGACAATTACTTCAATGTTCTTAATGCCTTCATTGACAAAAAAGACAGCTACTACTCCATTCACCAAATAG cccagaTGGGAGTTGGAGAGGGAAAATCCATAGGTCAGTGGTATGGACCAAACACAGTTGCACAAGTGCTCAA AAAACTTGCAACTTTTGATACATGGAGTTCACTGGCAGTACACATAGCCATGGACAACACAGTAGTGATGGAAGAAATCC GGCGGTTGTGCCAGTCCAACTTCccaggtgctggagctgcagcatgcCCTGCTGTGGAGTCAGACGTACTCTATAACGGGTGCCCAGAGGAAGCGGGGGTTAGAGATAGGCTCTCACTGTGGAAACCATTGGTGCTGCTGATACCTCTCCGCCTTGGGCTCACAGAGATCAATGAAGCCTATATTGAAACACTAAAG CACTGCTTCATGATGCCCCAGTCCCTGGGAGTGATCGGAGGGAAACCAAACAGTGCTCACTACTTCATTGGCTATGTAG GTGAGGAACTCATTTACCTGGATCCCCACACTACGCAGCCTGCAGTGGAGCCCAATGACAGCGGCTGTCTTCCCGATGAAAGCTTCCACTGCCAGCACCCTCCCTGCAGAATGAGCATTGCTGAGCTCGACCCCTCCATTGCAGTG ggtttTTTCTGCAACACAGAGGAGGACTTTAACAATTGGTGCCAGCAGATCAAAAAG ctgtcCCTGGTAAGAGGAGTGCTGCCAATGTTCGAACTGGTAGAACGCCAGCCATCGCATTTCTCCAACCCCGATGTCCTGAATCTCACACCAG GAGATAAAGAGCCATGGACAGCTTCTGCCAAGAGGAGTGAGTATGTGTGGATGAACTTACCCTGTCACCAGGCATTGGACTGTGTCCTGTCACTTGCTTCCTGCACCCTGTGCTTCCTTGCTATCTCTCTCCTTAGCATGAACTTTCAAAGCCTTCCTTATCTCACTgtccttttctgtaaaaatgctTGGTTCCCTTAA
- the ATG4B gene encoding cysteine protease ATG4B isoform X3, translating into MGGLPQAYASQAASASVVLDQRNPYVPPRHLLRPWLRCRPGVPPFPAPPLRTAKWQPPERGGSRAAHRTVTSAADSQPPRRPAASGSPIGRASRSHQQPRRAAPGLYVSAGTAAAAALAGAAAMDAATLTYDTLRFEYEDFPETKEPVWILGRKYSVFTEKEDILLDVTSRLWFTYRKNFPAIGGTGPTSDTGWGCMLRCGQMIFAQALVCRHLGRDWRWIKGKRQMDNYFNVLNAFIDKKDSYYSIHQIAQMGVGEGKSIGQWYGPNTVAQVLKKLATFDTWSSLAVHIAMDNTVVMEEIRRLCQSNFPGAGAAACPAVESDVLYNGCPEEAGVRDRLSLWKPLVLLIPLRLGLTEINEAYIETLKHCFMMPQSLGVIGGKPNSAHYFIGYVGEELIYLDPHTTQPAVEPNDSGCLPDESFHCQHPPCRMSIAELDPSIAVGFFCNTEEDFNNWCQQIKKLSLVRGVLPMFELVERQPSHFSNPDVLNLTPDSSDADRLERFFDSEDEDFEILSL; encoded by the exons ATGGGGGGACTTCCCCAGGCGTACGCCTCGCAGGCCGCCTCCGCCAGCGTCGTGCTGGACCAGCGGAACCCTTACGTGCCGCCACGCCACCTCCTGCGGCCCTGGCTCCGTTGCCGACCCGGCGTCCCTCCCTTCCCCGCGCCGCCTCTCCGTACGGCAAAATGGCAGCCCCCAGAGCGCGGAGGAAGCCGCGCGGCGCACCGAACCGTGACGAGCGCCGCCGACAGCCAACCGCCGCGGAGGCCGGCGGCGAGCGGATCTCCCATTGGGCGGGCGTCGCGCTCGCACCAGCAGCCGCGCAGGGCTGCGCCGGGGCTGTATGTGTCGGCGGGGACGGCAGCGGCCGCAGCCCTCGCCGGGGCCGCCGCCATGGACGCAG cTACTCTTACCTATGACACTCTCAGGTTCGAATATGAAGACTTCCCTGAGACCAAAGAACCCGTCTGGATCCTCGGCCGGAAATACAGTGTTTTCACAG agaaagaagacaTCCTGTTGGATGTGACCTCTCGGCTTTGGTTCACCTACAGAAAGAACTTCCCTGCTATTG GAGGAACTGGTCCCACATCTGATACTGGCTGGGGCTGTATGTTGCGGTGTGGCCAGATGATCTTTGCTCAGGCCTTGGTCTGCAGGCATTTGGGAAGAG ACTGGAGGTGGATAAAAGGGAAGAGGCAGATGGACAATTACTTCAATGTTCTTAATGCCTTCATTGACAAAAAAGACAGCTACTACTCCATTCACCAAATAG cccagaTGGGAGTTGGAGAGGGAAAATCCATAGGTCAGTGGTATGGACCAAACACAGTTGCACAAGTGCTCAA AAAACTTGCAACTTTTGATACATGGAGTTCACTGGCAGTACACATAGCCATGGACAACACAGTAGTGATGGAAGAAATCC GGCGGTTGTGCCAGTCCAACTTCccaggtgctggagctgcagcatgcCCTGCTGTGGAGTCAGACGTACTCTATAACGGGTGCCCAGAGGAAGCGGGGGTTAGAGATAGGCTCTCACTGTGGAAACCATTGGTGCTGCTGATACCTCTCCGCCTTGGGCTCACAGAGATCAATGAAGCCTATATTGAAACACTAAAG CACTGCTTCATGATGCCCCAGTCCCTGGGAGTGATCGGAGGGAAACCAAACAGTGCTCACTACTTCATTGGCTATGTAG GTGAGGAACTCATTTACCTGGATCCCCACACTACGCAGCCTGCAGTGGAGCCCAATGACAGCGGCTGTCTTCCCGATGAAAGCTTCCACTGCCAGCACCCTCCCTGCAGAATGAGCATTGCTGAGCTCGACCCCTCCATTGCAGTG ggtttTTTCTGCAACACAGAGGAGGACTTTAACAATTGGTGCCAGCAGATCAAAAAG ctgtcCCTGGTAAGAGGAGTGCTGCCAATGTTCGAACTGGTAGAACGCCAGCCATCGCATTTCTCCAACCCCGATGTCCTGAATCTCACACCAG acTCCTCGGATGCTGACAGATTGGAAAGATTCTTTGACTCGGAAGATGAAGACTTTGAAATCCtatccctttga